From a region of the Enterobacter cancerogenus genome:
- a CDS encoding riboflavin synthase translates to MFTGIVQGTAKVVSIDEKPNFRTHVVELPEYMLDGIETGASIAHNGCCLTVTEINGNHISFDLMKETLRITNLGELAVGDTVNVERAAKFSDEIGGHLMSGHIMTTAEVAKIITSENNRQIWFKVQDPALMKYILYKGFIGIDGISLTVGEVTPTRFCVHLIPETLQRTTLGAKKLGHRVNIEIDPQTQAVVDTVERVLAAKEAAIIKAIDEE, encoded by the coding sequence ATGTTTACTGGTATTGTCCAGGGCACCGCTAAAGTGGTGTCTATTGATGAAAAACCCAATTTTCGTACTCACGTTGTTGAGCTGCCGGAATATATGCTCGACGGCATCGAAACCGGTGCGTCGATTGCGCATAACGGCTGCTGCCTGACCGTCACAGAAATTAATGGTAATCACATCAGCTTTGATTTAATGAAAGAAACATTGCGGATTACCAATCTCGGCGAGCTGGCGGTAGGGGATACCGTAAACGTTGAGCGTGCCGCGAAGTTCAGCGATGAGATTGGCGGGCATCTGATGTCAGGCCACATCATGACCACGGCCGAGGTCGCCAAAATCATTACCTCGGAAAATAACCGTCAAATCTGGTTTAAAGTGCAGGACCCGGCATTAATGAAATACATCCTGTACAAAGGGTTTATTGGCATTGATGGGATCAGTCTGACGGTGGGTGAGGTCACGCCGACGCGTTTTTGCGTGCATTTAATTCCGGAGACGCTGCAGCGTACGACGCTGGGCGCAAAAAAACTGGGGCATCGCGTGAATATCGAAATTGATCCGCAAACCCAGGCGGTCGTCGATACCGTTGAGCGCGTACTGGCGGCAAAGGAAGCGGCGATAATAAAAGCGATTGACGAAGAATAA
- the punR gene encoding DNA-binding transcriptional activator PunR produces the protein MWSDYSLEVVDAVARNGSFTGAAQELHRVPSAVSYTVRQLEEWLAVPLFERRHRDVVLTPAGAWFLKEGRSVIKKMQITREQCQQIANGWRGHLSIAVDNIVKPERTRQMIVDFYRHFSDVELRVSQEVFNGVWDALADGRVEMAIGATQAIPVGGRYAFRDMGMLSWTCVVARHHPLAALEGPLSDDTLRNWPSLVLEDTSRSLPKRITWLLDNQRRVVAPDWESSATCLTAGLCVAMVPVHFARPRIDSGEWVALQLENPFPDAACCLTWQQNDVSPAMAWLLDYLGDSETLNREWLRAPA, from the coding sequence ATGTGGTCTGATTATTCTCTTGAAGTGGTAGACGCCGTGGCGCGTAACGGCAGTTTTACCGGCGCCGCGCAGGAACTGCATCGGGTTCCCTCTGCAGTCAGTTATACCGTGCGCCAGTTGGAGGAGTGGCTGGCGGTGCCGCTGTTTGAGCGTCGGCACCGCGACGTGGTGTTAACGCCTGCTGGGGCGTGGTTTCTCAAGGAGGGACGTTCTGTCATCAAAAAAATGCAGATCACCCGCGAGCAGTGCCAACAGATCGCCAATGGCTGGCGGGGCCATCTCTCCATTGCGGTAGACAACATTGTGAAGCCCGAACGCACACGGCAGATGATCGTGGATTTCTATCGCCATTTCTCGGACGTTGAGTTGCGGGTATCGCAGGAGGTGTTCAACGGCGTCTGGGATGCGCTGGCGGACGGCAGGGTTGAGATGGCTATCGGCGCGACGCAGGCTATTCCCGTTGGGGGACGTTACGCTTTTCGGGATATGGGCATGCTGAGCTGGACCTGCGTGGTCGCCCGCCATCATCCTCTGGCCGCGCTGGAAGGGCCGCTGAGTGACGACACGCTGCGCAACTGGCCGTCGCTGGTGCTGGAAGATACCTCGCGTTCGTTGCCCAAACGCATCACCTGGCTGCTGGACAACCAGCGGCGCGTGGTGGCACCTGACTGGGAGTCGTCTGCCACCTGCCTGACGGCGGGCCTGTGCGTGGCGATGGTGCCCGTCCACTTTGCACGTCCGAGGATCGACAGCGGAGAATGGGTTGCCCTGCAGCTGGAAAACCCGTTCCCGGATGCAGCCTGTTGCCTCACCTGGCAGCAGAACGACGTATCGCCTGCCATGGCCTGGCTGCTGGATTATCTGGGAGACAGCGAAACGCTGAACCGGGAGTGGCTACGGGCGCCAGCGTAG
- the cfa gene encoding cyclopropane fatty acyl phospholipid synthase, with translation MSSSCIEEVSVPDDNWSRIASELLSRAGITINGSSPYDPQVKHPDFFKRVLQEGSLGLGESYMDGWWDCERLDIFFTRVLRAGLENQLPRHVKDTLRIASARLFNLQSKKRAWIVGKEHYDLGNDLFSRMLDPFMQYSCGYWKKATTLEEAQQDKLRLICEKLQLEPGMRVLDIGCGWGGLAYFMAKHYGVSVVGVTISAEQQKMAQERCQGLDVDIRLQDYRDLNEQFDRIVSVGMFEHVGPKNYKTYFTVADRNLKPDGIFLLHTIGSKRTDNNVDPWINKYIFPNGCLPSVRQIANASESHFIVEDWHNFGADYDTTLMAWHERFQAAWPEIADNYSERFKRMFSYYLNACAGAFRARDIQLWQVVFSRGIEHGLRVAR, from the coding sequence ATGAGTTCATCGTGTATAGAAGAAGTCAGCGTTCCGGACGACAACTGGTCCCGGATCGCCAGTGAACTGTTGAGTCGTGCGGGCATCACTATTAACGGGTCCTCCCCTTACGACCCTCAGGTCAAACATCCCGACTTTTTTAAACGCGTCCTGCAGGAGGGATCGTTAGGCCTGGGCGAAAGCTATATGGATGGATGGTGGGATTGCGAGCGGCTGGATATCTTTTTCACCCGCGTTTTACGCGCGGGGCTGGAGAACCAGCTCCCTCGTCACGTTAAAGACACGCTGCGCATCGCCTCCGCCCGCCTGTTCAACCTCCAGAGTAAAAAACGGGCATGGATCGTTGGCAAAGAACATTACGATCTTGGCAACGACCTGTTCAGCCGTATGCTCGACCCCTTCATGCAATATTCCTGCGGCTACTGGAAAAAGGCGACCACGCTTGAAGAGGCGCAGCAGGACAAATTGCGCTTAATCTGTGAAAAACTGCAGCTTGAACCCGGCATGCGCGTACTGGATATCGGCTGCGGCTGGGGTGGTCTGGCGTACTTTATGGCGAAGCATTATGGCGTCAGCGTTGTCGGCGTCACCATCTCTGCCGAACAGCAAAAAATGGCGCAGGAACGCTGCCAGGGTCTGGATGTCGATATTCGTCTGCAGGATTATCGCGATCTTAATGAGCAATTCGATCGAATCGTCTCGGTCGGAATGTTTGAGCACGTAGGGCCGAAAAACTATAAGACCTACTTTACGGTAGCCGATCGTAACCTGAAGCCGGACGGTATCTTCCTGCTGCATACCATTGGCTCAAAGCGGACCGACAACAACGTTGACCCGTGGATCAATAAATACATCTTTCCGAATGGCTGTTTGCCCTCTGTACGCCAGATAGCCAATGCCAGTGAATCTCACTTTATCGTGGAAGACTGGCACAACTTTGGCGCAGATTACGACACCACGTTAATGGCATGGCACGAACGCTTCCAGGCGGCCTGGCCGGAGATTGCCGACAACTATTCCGAACGGTTCAAAAGGATGTTCAGTTATTATCTGAATGCCTGCGCAGGGGCATTCCGGGCGCGTGATATTCAGCTGTGGCAGGTGGTCTTTAGCCGCGGTATTGAACACGGCCTGCGGGTGGCTCGCTAA
- the punC gene encoding purine nucleoside transporter PunC, with amino-acid sequence MQPRNGFLVWLGGLSVLGFLATDMYLPAFAAMQEDLQTPAAAISASLSLFLAGFAIAQLMWGPLSDRFGRKPVLLLGLAIFAVGCLGMLWVRDATWLLVLRFIQAVGVCAAAVTWQALVTDYYPASRTNRIFATIMPLVGLSPALAPLLGSWILAHFDWQAIFATLFAITLVLMLPAFALKPAHKKATHADAKPITFISLLRTKAYRGNVLIYAACSASFFAWLTGSPFILHDMGYSPAAIGLSYVPQTIAFLVGGYGCRAALQKWDGQQMLPWLLALYTLSVVGTWAVGFIPGVGLAEILIPFCVMAVANGAIYPIVVAQALRPFPQATGRAAALQNTLQLGLCFLASLVVSALIVTPLLTTTSVMLFTAVLAVIGYRIQSSAYREQASRAQADASQA; translated from the coding sequence ATGCAACCCAGGAACGGATTTTTAGTCTGGCTCGGCGGCTTAAGCGTGCTTGGCTTTCTGGCAACCGATATGTACCTCCCTGCTTTCGCCGCGATGCAGGAAGATTTGCAGACGCCTGCCGCCGCCATCAGCGCCAGCCTGAGCTTATTCCTTGCGGGCTTCGCCATCGCACAGCTGATGTGGGGGCCGCTCTCTGACCGCTTTGGCCGCAAGCCGGTGCTGTTACTCGGCCTTGCGATTTTTGCCGTAGGCTGTCTGGGGATGCTGTGGGTACGTGATGCCACCTGGCTGCTGGTGCTGCGCTTTATTCAGGCGGTGGGCGTATGCGCGGCAGCGGTCACCTGGCAGGCGCTGGTGACCGACTACTACCCGGCCTCACGCACAAACCGGATCTTCGCTACCATCATGCCGCTGGTCGGCCTGTCGCCGGCCCTTGCTCCGCTACTGGGCAGCTGGATCCTCGCCCATTTCGACTGGCAGGCGATTTTCGCCACGCTGTTTGCCATTACGCTGGTGCTGATGCTGCCCGCCTTTGCGCTTAAGCCGGCCCATAAAAAAGCCACGCACGCCGATGCGAAGCCCATCACCTTTATCTCCCTGCTGCGCACCAAAGCGTATCGCGGTAACGTCCTGATTTACGCCGCATGCTCTGCGAGCTTCTTCGCCTGGCTCACCGGCTCACCTTTTATCCTCCACGATATGGGCTATAGCCCGGCGGCCATCGGTCTGAGCTACGTTCCGCAAACTATCGCCTTCCTGGTGGGCGGCTACGGCTGTCGTGCGGCCCTGCAGAAATGGGACGGACAACAGATGCTGCCCTGGCTGCTGGCGCTCTACACCCTGAGCGTGGTAGGCACCTGGGCTGTCGGTTTCATTCCGGGCGTGGGGCTTGCAGAAATTTTGATTCCTTTCTGCGTGATGGCCGTCGCCAACGGCGCAATCTATCCAATCGTGGTGGCGCAGGCGTTGCGTCCGTTCCCACAGGCCACCGGCCGCGCGGCGGCGCTGCAAAATACCCTGCAGCTGGGGTTATGTTTCCTCGCAAGCCTCGTGGTTTCCGCGCTGATCGTTACCCCGCTGCTCACCACCACCAGCGTGATGCTGTTTACCGCTGTGCTGGCCGTCATCGGATATCGCATACAGTCTTCTGCCTACCGTGAGCAGGCCAGCCGCGCGCAGGCAGACGCCTCCCAGGCATAA